Proteins from one Impatiens glandulifera chromosome 2, dImpGla2.1, whole genome shotgun sequence genomic window:
- the LOC124925942 gene encoding protein PLASTID MOVEMENT IMPAIRED 1-RELATED 1-like isoform X1: protein MFQSVVGSVKENHNNGSNSGRLLRDIEEISKALYLNRVSSNRSKSSGRYTKIKFANEELFDEEKKPSSLWKNWKPFKALTHIRSHRFYCHFFLHVHTIEDIPSSLNNAYLCVNWIRKEKELQTRPAPVSQGFAEFEETLVFRCPVYGSKNRHHHSTKYEAKPFLLSVSVIGDPSLETGKHWVDLTRLLPPTMDELEVEKNLGKWTTSFRLTGKAKGAVLNVSFGFAVMGRHPFEQSANMNIFRLLHENSSTLNVQLPNQGTELAQSITSLYEKLDEGKSEQQPCIDESYVDNSGNEFFSGEFTVIDCGIEFSRIKSLRSEDRNESFDGYSVKTINLKDIFDIDDPAPLTESTEIKRDNFVVDSSDADDSLRQQNPRIGIQIESESPKMERSRSLDDITESDFLKLLGIDQNTLESGYETEPHSPKERLVLFDVDQIEEQLDFEEHKNDNTSLISRRNAKMLEVMETKALMVEWNLDEKFFLGSPSISSGGFGSPIYIPSIDVPLEFPPIAEGLDSFLETKDGGFLRSMNPCLFKEAKNGGRLIMQVSVPVVLPVVMGSSIMEILEHWASVGNQKMQMQMNKLMPLEDLTGKKMEEMAWNLASKQEAIKSRRLSSLNVEQQEEDGENESSFDYVLDELILNSQFSNDMDSDLIALKDVAPLTMDKIEALTIQGLRIQSGLSDEEAPSTIRPQSIGNNVTFLNKGHLLCFDEEEEEEDSNKAQLNEEHNDIDHLINLSITLDEWLRLDSGLFDEITDTSEILAAHMAENVGHVDEILTKSRKNESCGFLGNNLTVAMRVQLRNPLRDYETVGTPMVAFIEVERVYIDLKPKILSLGEQSESDDQEDNHQEEFGIGTPLFKIREVHVAGFKTLMETNEKCFWERRRRGEQQSGSRWLIAAGMGKKKVFSSKSNAIVKSSLSGMTNGVSVDSLWSISAHVHGLRARWKELATLNHHMRNPDVVFMC, encoded by the exons ATGTTTCAATCGGTAGTTGGATCTGTAAAGGAGAATCATAATAATGGTTCAAATAGTGGACGTTTATTGCGAGATATAGAGGAAATAAGTAAAGCCCTGTATCTAAATAGGGTTTCTAGTAACCGATCTAAATCCTCTGGAAGATATACTAAGATCAAGTTTGCCAATGAGGAATTGTTCGATGAGGAGAAGAAACCTTCCTCTTTATGGAAGAATTGGAAGCCCTTTAAGGCACTAACACACATCCGAAGTCATAGATTTTACTGCCATTTCTTTTTGCATGTACACACCATTGAAGATATACCATCGAGTCTCAACAATGCTTACTTATGTGTAAACTGGATTAGGAAGGAGAAAGAGCTGCAAACTCGTCCAGCTCCTGTTAGTCAAGGGTTTGCGGAATTTGAAGAGACTTTGGTCTTTAGGTGTCCTGTATATGGTAGTAAAAACCGACACCATCATTCAACAAAGTATGAGGCAAAGCCTTTTTTGCTTTCTGTATCTGTTATCGGGGATCCTTCTCTTGAAACAGGGAAACATTGGGTTGATCTCACTCGTCTGCTTCCACCTACGATGGACGAATTAGAGGTGGAGAAGAATTTAGGGAAATGGACGACTAGCTTCAGGCTTACAGGAAAAGCGAAAGGTGCAGTTCTAAATGTGAGTTTCGGATTTGCAGTAATGGGGAGACATCCATTTGAACAGAGCGCTAACATGAATATATTCAGGCTTTTACACGAGAATAGTTCGACTTTGAATGTACAGTTACCAAACCAAGGAACAGAGTTGGCTCAGTCAATAACGTCGCTCTATGAGAAACTTGACGAGGGAAAGTCTGAGCAGCAGCCTTGTATAGATGAATCATATGTTGACAATTCTGGAAATGAATTTTTTAGTGGAGAATTTACTGTAATTGATTGTGGGATAGAATTCTCCAGAATCAAATCATTGAGATCTGAAGATAGAAACGAATCTTTCGATGGTTATTCTGTTAAAACCATTAATTTGAAAGATATTTTCGACATTGATGACCCCGCACCTTTAACTGAGAGTACTGAAATCAAAAGAGACAACTTTGTGGTGGATTCTTCGGATGCAGATGATTCTCTTCGACAACAGAATCCAAGAATTGGAATTCAAATTGAAAGTGAATCGCCGAAGATGGAGAGATCTCGAAGTTTGGATGATATAACAGAATCcgatttcttaaaattattggGAATCGATCAGAATACATTGGAATCGGGTTATGAAACTGAGCCTCATTCGCCCAAGGAGCGTCTCGTATTGTTCGATGTTGATCAGATTGAAGAACAGTTAGATTTCGAAGAGCATAAGAACGATAACACGTCTCTTATAAGTCGGAGAAATGCAAAGATGCTTGAAGTTATGGAAACAAAAGCTTTAATGGTGGAATGGAATCTAGACGAGAAATTCTTTTTGGGTTCTCCTTCTATTTCCTCAGGTGGTTTTGGTAGTCCGATTTATATCCCATCTATCGACGTGCCCTTAGAGTTTCCTCCAATAGCGGAAGGTTTGGATTCTTTTCTCGAGACTAAGGATGGCGGTTTCTTGCGATCAATGAATCCATGTCTTTTCAAGGAAGCTAAAAATGGTGGCCGGTTGATCATGCAAGTTTCAGTACCGGTTGTGTTGCCTGTTGTGATGGGCTCTAGCATAATGGAGATATTGGAGCATTGGGCCTCAGTTGGAAACCAAAAAATGCAGATGCAGATGAACAAGTTAATGCCTTTAGAAGACTTAACAGGGAAGAAGATGGAAGAGATGGCATGGAATCTTGCATCTAAACAGGAAGCCATTAAAAG TAGAAGATTGAGTTCTTTGAACGTAgaacaacaagaagaagatGGGGAGAATGAATCATCCTTTGATTATGTTCTTGATGAACTGATATTAAACAGTCAATTCAGTAATGATATGGATTCAGATCTAATAGCTCTAAAAGACGTTGCTCCTTTGACAATGGATAAGATCGAAGCTCTCACTATTCAAGGTTTAAGAATCCAGTCTGGTCTATCCGACGAAGAAGCACCATCAACCATTAGGCCTCAGTCAATTGGCAACAATGTAACCTTCTTAAACAAAGGCCATCTTTTGTGcttcgatgaagaagaagaagaagaagattctaATAAGGCGCAACTAAACGAAGAACATAACGATATCGATCACTTGATAAACTTATCTATAACACTAGACGAATGGCTGAGATTGGATTCTGGGTTGTTTGACGAAATAACCGACACTTCCGAGATACTTGCAGCTCATATGGCCGAAAATGTGGGACATGTCGATGAAATCTTGACTAAATCAAGAAAAAATGAAAGTTGTGGTTTTCTAGGTAATAATTTAACGGTTGCTATGAGGGTTCAACTTAGGAATCCGTTGCGCGACTACGAAACAGTTGGAACTCCAATGGTTGCATTTATCGAGGTGGAGAGGGTTTACATTGATTTGAAGCCGAAGATATTATCGCTTGGTGAACAATCTGAATCTGATGATCAAGAGGATAATCATCAAGAAGAATTTGGTATTGGTACTCCGCTTTTTAAAATAAGAGAAGTTCATGTTGCGGGATTTAAGACTCTAATGGAGACGAATGAGAAGTGTTTTTGGGAACGGAGGAGAAGAGGAGAGCAACAGTCGGGTAGTCGTTGGTTGATTGCGGCGGGAATGGGTAAGAAGAAGGTTTTCAGTTCGAAATCGAATGCTATCGTGAAATCTTCCTTATCGGGGATGACAAATGGTGTTTCGGTTGATAGTTTATGGAGCATTTCGGCTCATGTTCATGGATTGAGAGCTAGATGGAAAGAATTGGCTACGTTAAACCATCATATGCGAAATCCTGATGTCGTTTTCATGTGTTGA
- the LOC124925942 gene encoding protein PLASTID MOVEMENT IMPAIRED 1-RELATED 1-like isoform X2 — translation MFQSVVGSVKENHNNGSNSGRLLRDIEEISKALYLNRVSSNRSKSSGRYTKIKFANEELFDEEKKPSSLWKNWKPFKALTHIRSHRFYCHFFLHVHTIEDIPSSLNNAYLCVNWIRKEKELQTRPAPVSQGFAEFEETLVFRCPVYGSKNRHHHSTKYEAKPFLLSVSVIGDPSLETGKHWVDLTRLLPPTMDELEVEKNLGKWTTSFRLTGKAKGAVLNVSFGFAVMGRHPFEQSANMNIFRLLHENSSTLNVQLPNQGTELAQSITSLYEKLDEGKSEQQPCIDESYVDNSGNEFFSGEFTVIDCGIEFSRIKSLRSEDRNESFDGYSVKTINLKDIFDIDDPAPLTESTEIKRDNFVVDSSDADDSLRQQNPRIGIQIESESPKMERSRSLDDITESDFLKLLGIDQNTLESGYETEPHSPKERLVLFDVDQIEEQLDFEEHKNDNTSLISRRNAKMLEVMETKALMVEWNLDEKFFLGSPSISSGGFGSPIYIPSIDVPLEFPPIAEGLDSFLETKDGGFLRSMNPCLFKEAKNGGRLIMQVSVPVVLPVVMGSSIMEILEHWASVGNQKMQMQMNKLMPLEDLTGKKMEEMAWNLASKQEAIKRRLSSLNVEQQEEDGENESSFDYVLDELILNSQFSNDMDSDLIALKDVAPLTMDKIEALTIQGLRIQSGLSDEEAPSTIRPQSIGNNVTFLNKGHLLCFDEEEEEEDSNKAQLNEEHNDIDHLINLSITLDEWLRLDSGLFDEITDTSEILAAHMAENVGHVDEILTKSRKNESCGFLGNNLTVAMRVQLRNPLRDYETVGTPMVAFIEVERVYIDLKPKILSLGEQSESDDQEDNHQEEFGIGTPLFKIREVHVAGFKTLMETNEKCFWERRRRGEQQSGSRWLIAAGMGKKKVFSSKSNAIVKSSLSGMTNGVSVDSLWSISAHVHGLRARWKELATLNHHMRNPDVVFMC, via the exons ATGTTTCAATCGGTAGTTGGATCTGTAAAGGAGAATCATAATAATGGTTCAAATAGTGGACGTTTATTGCGAGATATAGAGGAAATAAGTAAAGCCCTGTATCTAAATAGGGTTTCTAGTAACCGATCTAAATCCTCTGGAAGATATACTAAGATCAAGTTTGCCAATGAGGAATTGTTCGATGAGGAGAAGAAACCTTCCTCTTTATGGAAGAATTGGAAGCCCTTTAAGGCACTAACACACATCCGAAGTCATAGATTTTACTGCCATTTCTTTTTGCATGTACACACCATTGAAGATATACCATCGAGTCTCAACAATGCTTACTTATGTGTAAACTGGATTAGGAAGGAGAAAGAGCTGCAAACTCGTCCAGCTCCTGTTAGTCAAGGGTTTGCGGAATTTGAAGAGACTTTGGTCTTTAGGTGTCCTGTATATGGTAGTAAAAACCGACACCATCATTCAACAAAGTATGAGGCAAAGCCTTTTTTGCTTTCTGTATCTGTTATCGGGGATCCTTCTCTTGAAACAGGGAAACATTGGGTTGATCTCACTCGTCTGCTTCCACCTACGATGGACGAATTAGAGGTGGAGAAGAATTTAGGGAAATGGACGACTAGCTTCAGGCTTACAGGAAAAGCGAAAGGTGCAGTTCTAAATGTGAGTTTCGGATTTGCAGTAATGGGGAGACATCCATTTGAACAGAGCGCTAACATGAATATATTCAGGCTTTTACACGAGAATAGTTCGACTTTGAATGTACAGTTACCAAACCAAGGAACAGAGTTGGCTCAGTCAATAACGTCGCTCTATGAGAAACTTGACGAGGGAAAGTCTGAGCAGCAGCCTTGTATAGATGAATCATATGTTGACAATTCTGGAAATGAATTTTTTAGTGGAGAATTTACTGTAATTGATTGTGGGATAGAATTCTCCAGAATCAAATCATTGAGATCTGAAGATAGAAACGAATCTTTCGATGGTTATTCTGTTAAAACCATTAATTTGAAAGATATTTTCGACATTGATGACCCCGCACCTTTAACTGAGAGTACTGAAATCAAAAGAGACAACTTTGTGGTGGATTCTTCGGATGCAGATGATTCTCTTCGACAACAGAATCCAAGAATTGGAATTCAAATTGAAAGTGAATCGCCGAAGATGGAGAGATCTCGAAGTTTGGATGATATAACAGAATCcgatttcttaaaattattggGAATCGATCAGAATACATTGGAATCGGGTTATGAAACTGAGCCTCATTCGCCCAAGGAGCGTCTCGTATTGTTCGATGTTGATCAGATTGAAGAACAGTTAGATTTCGAAGAGCATAAGAACGATAACACGTCTCTTATAAGTCGGAGAAATGCAAAGATGCTTGAAGTTATGGAAACAAAAGCTTTAATGGTGGAATGGAATCTAGACGAGAAATTCTTTTTGGGTTCTCCTTCTATTTCCTCAGGTGGTTTTGGTAGTCCGATTTATATCCCATCTATCGACGTGCCCTTAGAGTTTCCTCCAATAGCGGAAGGTTTGGATTCTTTTCTCGAGACTAAGGATGGCGGTTTCTTGCGATCAATGAATCCATGTCTTTTCAAGGAAGCTAAAAATGGTGGCCGGTTGATCATGCAAGTTTCAGTACCGGTTGTGTTGCCTGTTGTGATGGGCTCTAGCATAATGGAGATATTGGAGCATTGGGCCTCAGTTGGAAACCAAAAAATGCAGATGCAGATGAACAAGTTAATGCCTTTAGAAGACTTAACAGGGAAGAAGATGGAAGAGATGGCATGGAATCTTGCATCTAAACAGGAAGCCATTAAAAG AAGATTGAGTTCTTTGAACGTAgaacaacaagaagaagatGGGGAGAATGAATCATCCTTTGATTATGTTCTTGATGAACTGATATTAAACAGTCAATTCAGTAATGATATGGATTCAGATCTAATAGCTCTAAAAGACGTTGCTCCTTTGACAATGGATAAGATCGAAGCTCTCACTATTCAAGGTTTAAGAATCCAGTCTGGTCTATCCGACGAAGAAGCACCATCAACCATTAGGCCTCAGTCAATTGGCAACAATGTAACCTTCTTAAACAAAGGCCATCTTTTGTGcttcgatgaagaagaagaagaagaagattctaATAAGGCGCAACTAAACGAAGAACATAACGATATCGATCACTTGATAAACTTATCTATAACACTAGACGAATGGCTGAGATTGGATTCTGGGTTGTTTGACGAAATAACCGACACTTCCGAGATACTTGCAGCTCATATGGCCGAAAATGTGGGACATGTCGATGAAATCTTGACTAAATCAAGAAAAAATGAAAGTTGTGGTTTTCTAGGTAATAATTTAACGGTTGCTATGAGGGTTCAACTTAGGAATCCGTTGCGCGACTACGAAACAGTTGGAACTCCAATGGTTGCATTTATCGAGGTGGAGAGGGTTTACATTGATTTGAAGCCGAAGATATTATCGCTTGGTGAACAATCTGAATCTGATGATCAAGAGGATAATCATCAAGAAGAATTTGGTATTGGTACTCCGCTTTTTAAAATAAGAGAAGTTCATGTTGCGGGATTTAAGACTCTAATGGAGACGAATGAGAAGTGTTTTTGGGAACGGAGGAGAAGAGGAGAGCAACAGTCGGGTAGTCGTTGGTTGATTGCGGCGGGAATGGGTAAGAAGAAGGTTTTCAGTTCGAAATCGAATGCTATCGTGAAATCTTCCTTATCGGGGATGACAAATGGTGTTTCGGTTGATAGTTTATGGAGCATTTCGGCTCATGTTCATGGATTGAGAGCTAGATGGAAAGAATTGGCTACGTTAAACCATCATATGCGAAATCCTGATGTCGTTTTCATGTGTTGA